The Xyrauchen texanus isolate HMW12.3.18 chromosome 28, RBS_HiC_50CHRs, whole genome shotgun sequence genome has a segment encoding these proteins:
- the LOC127622367 gene encoding matrilin-3-like, with product MKSFFGSLVLVYCLTVLLMDSSQCYDFQNPSDILAQSYAQRRNNALPHRTLNPAATDSQCRSRPLDLVFIIDSSRSVRPGEFEKVKIFLADMVDTLDIGPDATHVAVVNYASTVKIEFLLKHHLTKDTIKQAINRIEPLAAGTMTGLAIKKAMDEAFTEKSGARPKSKNISKVAIIVTDGRPQDQVEEVSAAARASGIEIYAVGVDRADMRSLKLMASNPLEDHVFYVETYGVIEKLTSKFRETLCGMDPCAMGHNCEHICVSSGSSFYCKCRNGYILNEDQKTCSLKHMDACEMGHSCQHICVSSDNSYYCKCRSGFVLNDDKKSCSIRGAGAYAHGNSVRKVDRNSNRGGNEDGKDSASVDACAFGHDCQHTCVTSGSSYYCTCPPGFVLMQDKRSCFKASYNDGDGSASLDHCALGHDCEHICINDDSSYHCECQQGFVLQKDKKTCSKTKVKVEVVQDPCMCEARLAFQRQTQTSIQDLNAKLAALSRKFEQMENMLGRV from the exons ATGAAGTCCTTCTTTGGGAGTTTGGTATTGGTATATTGCCTCACTGTTCTGCTGATGGATTCCTCGCAATGCTATGATTTTCAAAATCCATCTGACATTTTAGCCCAAAGTTATGCACAAAGAAGAAATAATGCACTTCCACACAGGACATTGAACCCAGCAG CAACAGACTCCCAGTGTAGGAGCCGTCCATTGGACCTGGTCTTCATTATTGACAGCTCACGTAGTGTACGTCCAGGTGAGTTTGAGAAGGTCAAGATCTTCCTGGCTGACATGGTGGACACTCTGGATATCGGTCCAGATGCTACGCATGTTGCAGTGGTGAACTATGCCAGCACGGTCAAAATCGAGTTCCTGCTGAAACACCATCTAACAAAAGACACTATAAAGCAAGCCATCAACCGCATTGAGCCCTTGGCAGCAGGCACCATGACTGGTCTGGCCATCAAGAAAGCCATGGATGAAGCCTTCACTGAAAAATCAGGTGCAAGGCCTAAATCGAAGAACATCTCCAAAGTTGCCATAATTGTTACTGATGGGCGACCTCAAGACCAAGTAGAGGAGGTCTCTGCTGCAGCACGGGCTTCAGGGATTGAAATCTATGCGGTTGGAGTCGACAGGGCTGACATGCGTTCATTAAAGCTCATGGCCAGCAATCCACTTGAGGACCATGTGTTCTACGTGGAGACGTATGGTGTGATCGAGAAGCTCACCTCGAAGTTCCGGGAGACGTTGTGTG GTATGGACCCCTGTGCCATGGGACACAACTGCGAGCACATATGTGTCAGCAGTGGCTCCTCCTTTTACTGCAAGTGTCGGAATGGCTATATTTTGAATGAAGACCAGAAAACATGTTCCTTAAAAC ATATGGATGCCTGTGAAATGGGACACAGCTGTCAACACATTTGTGTGAGCAGTGATAACTCCTATTACTGCAAGTGTCGCTCAGGCTTTGTCTTGAACGATGACAAGAAATCATGCTCCATTAGAGGTGCTGGTGCTTATGCCCATGGTAACAGTGTACGAAAGGTTGACCGCAACAGTAACCGTGGTGGCAACGAAGATGGCAAAGACAGTGCTA GTGTGGATGCCTGTGCGTTCGGCCACGATTGCCAACACACTTGCGTCACCAGTGGTTCTTCGTATTACTGCACGTGTCCCCCTGGCTTTGTCTTGATGCAGGACAAGAGATCATGCTTCAAAGCCAGTTACAATGATGGCGATGGTAGTGCCA GTTTGGACCACTGTGCACTGGGCCATGATTGTGAACACATTTGCATCAACGATGACTCTTCCTATCACTGTGAGTGCCAGCAAGGTTTTGTGCTGCAGAAAGACAAGAAAACATGTTCTAAAACAA AGGTAAAGGTGGAAGTAGTTCAGGACCCCTGCATGTGTGAGGCCCGACTGGCTTTCCAGAGGCAGACACAAACCTCCATCCAGGACCTCAATGCCAAAC TAGCTGCTCTCTCAAGAAAGTTCGAGCAAATGGAAAACATGCTGGGACGTGTGTAA